The Mangrovibacillus cuniculi sequence AGTGTCTCGCAGACCACGAGAAGAGGAAAACCAATGCACAGGTGCCCCACAAGAGTGTCTCGCAGACCACGAGAAGAGGAAAACCAATGCACAGGTGTCCCACAAGAGCGTCTCGCAGACCACGAGAAGGGGAAAACCAATGCGCAGGTGTCCCACAAGAGCGTCTCGCAGACCACGAGAAGAGGAAAACTAATGCACAGGTGTCCCACAAGAACGTCTCGCAGACCACGAGAAGAGGGAAACCAATGCACAGGTGTCCCGCAAGAACGTCTCGCAGACCACCAAAAGAAGAAAACCAACGCACAGGTGCTCCGCAAACAAATCCCCTAGCAGTTCTATCACTAAATCACCAGCCAAATCCCCAAGTAATCCACACACTGACTCTCCCAACCAAGGATTTTCCTATCACGTCCTGTGCATAACTCCCCTTATCCACACCTTACCCCTAACAAAAGGGACAAAAATTCTCCTTCTCCCAAAAAGTTATCCAAAACACTTGGATAACTCTGTGTACAACCGGACTTATCCACCACCGATAATAGAGAAAAAATGTCATTATCCACAATTCCCTTCCACATTACTAGAATGTTTAGTAAAATGTAGGCTCAAGGCCAGGTTTATAAAGGAGTGTATGTATGCTGGAAAATGGTTTGTGGATGGTTTTGATCATCCTTGCTATCAATATTGTTTATGTGTCATTTTTTACCATTAGAATGATTCTTACGTTAAAAGGGTATCGATATATGGCTGCGTTTGTCAGCGTGTTTGAAGTTATTATTTATGTCATTGGACTTGGGTTGGTGTTAGACAATTTAAATCAAATACAAAATGTCATTGCATATGCAGTAGGATATGGTATTGGTGTTGTTGTCGGGATGAAAATTGAAGAAAAGATGGCACTTGGGTATATTACTGTTAATGTGATTACGAAAGAGTATGACAAGCAGTTACCAGAGGTGCTACGTCAAAAAGGATATGGCGTGACAAATTGGGCGGCAGAAGGTTTGGAAGGTGATCGTATGGCAATGCAGATCCTCACTCCTCGTAAATACGAGCTAAAGTTGTACGATACCATTAAAGAGTTGGATCCAAAAGCGTTTATCATCGCTTATGAACCGAAAACGATACATGGCGGCTTCTGGGTAAAAGCTGTTCGGAAAGGGAGGCTGCAGTCTTGAAGAAGAAATTCGAAGTCTTGGAATCCGAGACGATTGGCGATTGTTTAGACCGTATGGCGAAAGAAGGATTTATGCCTGTTCGACGTATGGAAGAGCCAGTGTTTGAAGAAATTCGTGAAGGAAGTAAAGTTGATTATCGTCCAATCAGACAGAAAATTGTCTTTGAAGGAGTAAAAAGAACTAAATCACGAACATTAGTTAAAAATAAGTATAAATTGTTCGAAAATAGCTTGACGTTCCCCATCACTATTGGTAAGATAAAAGAGAATTAAATGACCTCATATAATCTTGGGAATATGGCCCATAAGTTTCTACCTGGCTACCGTAAATGGCTGGACTATGAGGAAGTGAACGTTTCTGGCGAATGATAGTATGAGAACGATAGTGTAGGTTCACTATACGTTTCTTTTGTCACCGGATTCTCGCTTTCTCCTAGAGAGAGTGAGGCTCCGGTTTTTTCTTTTGGGAAAATCGAGCTTCCCTCTCTCTCCTACAATAAAGTGGATTGGGGGAAATGACATGAAAGTCGGCGTTATCATGGGTAGCCAATCAGATTGGTCTACGATGAAGAATACATGTGATTTATTAGATCAGTTAGGAATACCATACGAAACTAGAGTGGTATCTGCTCACAGAACACCAGATGAGATGTTTTCGTATGCAGAGACTGCTAGAGTAAGAGATATAGGTGTCATCATTGCAGGAGCTGGTGGAGCTGCTCACCTTCCAGGTATGGTTGCCGCAAAGACAACACTACCGGTAATCGGAGTTCCCATCGCTTCTAAATATTTAAAGGGAATGGATTCTTTGCTATCTATCGTTCAAATGCCAGCGGGAGTTCCAGTGGCAACGGTAGCTATTGGAGAAGCTGGTGCCAAAAATGCTGCGCTTTTAGCAACACAAATCCTAGCAATCCATAACACTACCTATCAAGCCGCACTACAATCATTCCGAGCTGCTCAA is a genomic window containing:
- a CDS encoding DUF2179 domain-containing protein; translation: MLENGLWMVLIILAINIVYVSFFTIRMILTLKGYRYMAAFVSVFEVIIYVIGLGLVLDNLNQIQNVIAYAVGYGIGVVVGMKIEEKMALGYITVNVITKEYDKQLPEVLRQKGYGVTNWAAEGLEGDRMAMQILTPRKYELKLYDTIKELDPKAFIIAYEPKTIHGGFWVKAVRKGRLQS
- a CDS encoding NETI motif-containing protein, whose protein sequence is MKKKFEVLESETIGDCLDRMAKEGFMPVRRMEEPVFEEIREGSKVDYRPIRQKIVFEGVKRTKSRTLVKNKYKLFENSLTFPITIGKIKEN
- the purE gene encoding 5-(carboxyamino)imidazole ribonucleotide mutase; translated protein: MKVGVIMGSQSDWSTMKNTCDLLDQLGIPYETRVVSAHRTPDEMFSYAETARVRDIGVIIAGAGGAAHLPGMVAAKTTLPVIGVPIASKYLKGMDSLLSIVQMPAGVPVATVAIGEAGAKNAALLATQILAIHNTTYQAALQSFRAAQHEQALESSDALV